The Chryseolinea soli genome contains a region encoding:
- a CDS encoding helix-turn-helix domain-containing protein, translating into MQKKFNLKSFNLYEFLKHQNTDGCNVPFFLADRHTYRNAHVNFPFRTFAYGLGITYTGEGDVFKIGSTDYSLKARSLTTVGPGMVCQWAGNYTAEHDTVYFTEELFEGIQAKSFLHSLSFFFHGGNHVIQLTDEQVKKIQSLFGLLKELKDEKDAIPGIVHALLALSNSFHSTQNGKRKHPQRSRSEEIAREFRKLVGHHFAQHKGVAFYARSLNITPKYLSEVLQAEVGKSAKTFIDEFVTLEAKSLLKQTAMSIQEICHWLGFEDASHFTKSFKKLAKITPTEYRKG; encoded by the coding sequence ATGCAGAAAAAATTCAATCTGAAATCTTTCAACCTGTATGAATTTTTAAAGCACCAAAACACGGATGGTTGTAACGTACCATTTTTCTTAGCGGATCGGCACACCTACAGGAACGCACACGTCAATTTTCCCTTCCGGACATTTGCCTATGGGCTGGGCATCACCTACACGGGCGAGGGCGATGTGTTTAAGATCGGCAGCACGGATTATTCTCTAAAAGCGCGAAGCCTCACGACCGTCGGGCCTGGGATGGTTTGTCAATGGGCGGGTAATTACACGGCAGAACACGATACGGTTTATTTTACGGAAGAACTCTTTGAAGGAATACAGGCAAAATCATTTTTACATTCGCTGTCCTTCTTCTTTCACGGAGGCAATCATGTGATCCAGCTGACCGACGAACAAGTAAAAAAGATACAATCTTTGTTCGGATTGCTCAAGGAATTAAAAGACGAGAAAGACGCCATTCCGGGTATTGTTCATGCTCTCCTCGCGCTGTCAAATTCATTTCATTCCACGCAAAATGGAAAACGCAAGCATCCACAGCGCTCCAGAAGCGAAGAGATCGCCCGGGAGTTTAGAAAATTGGTGGGCCACCATTTTGCTCAGCATAAAGGGGTGGCATTTTATGCCCGAAGCCTGAACATCACACCCAAATACCTGAGCGAAGTCCTGCAGGCTGAGGTCGGCAAGTCAGCAAAAACCTTCATCGACGAATTTGTGACGCTGGAAGCCAAGAGCCTGTTGAAGCAAACTGCGATGTCGATACAGGAGATATGTCACTGGCTCGGTTTTGAAGATGCATCTCATTTTACAAAGTCATTTAAAAAGCTGGCAAAAATTACCCCTACGGAATACCGCAAGGGATAG
- a CDS encoding epoxide hydrolase family protein has product MKNVKEFKVAVPQQTLDDLKKRLENTRWPGEAEGSGWNFGTSEAYLRGLVHYWQTGYDWRKQESLLNKYPQYIAEVNGVKVHFQYIKGKGKNPKPLILTHGWPDSYYRFHKIIPLLTEGEQSFDLVIPSIPGFGFSDKIAVTSEAVADLWKVLMTENLGYEKFYAAGGDIGMGVTKALASKYPGVVAGVHFTDLGYPMGQEDPTTMTEAEKQFAQFVQQWWYAEGAYAMVQATKPQSLAYGLNDSPVALAGWMLSFANAGATPELIEPAFGGKDELLTNVMIYWVTQTVATSVRMYKADAIAQWGGAQPLQKSNVPAGVSVFPREAQFPKEWAERFVNVVSYKKMKEGGHFAALEVPNDFAEELKSFFYSIK; this is encoded by the coding sequence ATGAAAAACGTAAAAGAATTCAAAGTGGCCGTCCCTCAACAGACATTGGACGATTTGAAAAAACGGTTGGAGAATACCCGCTGGCCTGGTGAAGCCGAGGGCTCCGGCTGGAATTTTGGCACCAGCGAAGCGTATCTGCGCGGTCTGGTTCATTATTGGCAAACCGGATACGACTGGCGCAAACAAGAATCCTTGCTCAACAAATACCCGCAGTACATAGCCGAGGTGAACGGTGTGAAAGTACATTTTCAATATATCAAGGGCAAAGGCAAAAATCCAAAGCCCCTTATTTTGACACACGGCTGGCCGGACAGCTACTACCGTTTTCATAAGATCATTCCGCTGCTCACCGAAGGCGAACAAAGCTTTGATCTGGTAATTCCATCCATCCCTGGTTTTGGTTTTTCTGATAAAATTGCTGTGACCAGCGAGGCGGTGGCTGACCTATGGAAAGTGCTGATGACAGAAAACCTGGGGTATGAAAAATTCTATGCTGCAGGCGGTGACATCGGCATGGGCGTTACCAAAGCCCTGGCGTCGAAATATCCCGGAGTAGTGGCGGGGGTTCATTTTACCGACTTGGGTTATCCCATGGGACAGGAAGACCCGACCACCATGACCGAGGCCGAAAAACAATTTGCACAGTTCGTGCAGCAATGGTGGTATGCCGAAGGGGCATATGCCATGGTGCAGGCCACCAAGCCGCAATCATTGGCCTACGGTTTGAACGATTCACCCGTGGCGCTTGCCGGTTGGATGCTGAGTTTCGCCAACGCCGGTGCAACCCCCGAACTCATAGAGCCGGCATTCGGCGGCAAGGATGAATTGCTCACCAACGTCATGATCTACTGGGTGACGCAAACGGTCGCCACCTCAGTCAGAATGTATAAGGCAGATGCGATTGCCCAATGGGGTGGTGCGCAACCCTTGCAGAAAAGCAACGTGCCGGCAGGGGTGTCCGTATTTCCGAGAGAAGCGCAATTTCCCAAAGAGTGGGCGGAGCGTTTTGTAAATGTAGTCAGCTATAAAAAAATGAAAGAAGGCGGACATTTTGCGGCGCTCGAAGTGCCCAACGACTTTGCGGAGGAACTGAAGAGTTTCTTTTATAGCATCAAATGA